The following coding sequences are from one Mycobacteriales bacterium window:
- a CDS encoding ATP-binding cassette domain-containing protein, whose amino-acid sequence MDITTTSAPPAVVAEGLTKRYGRTTAVDGLSFTVREGAVTGFFGPNGAGKTTALKLLVGLARPTAGRVRVAGAEVTGTISDPTRVGVFIESCGAHPGRTARAHLTALATLGGIPRRRVAEVLDTVGLTEAAGRRVGGYSMGMRQRLGLATALLGDPQILVLDEPVNGLDPRGLRWLRTLLRSRAASGRTVLLSSHVLSEAALTVDDVVVVDRGRLVHAGPIGELQARHGALEDAFLDLTGGTLA is encoded by the coding sequence ATGGACATCACCACCACATCCGCGCCGCCGGCCGTCGTCGCCGAAGGGCTTACCAAGCGGTACGGCCGCACGACCGCCGTCGACGGCCTCTCGTTCACCGTCCGGGAGGGGGCGGTCACCGGCTTCTTCGGCCCCAACGGCGCCGGGAAGACGACCGCCCTCAAGCTCCTCGTCGGCCTCGCCCGGCCCACCGCCGGCCGGGTCCGTGTCGCCGGCGCCGAGGTCACCGGCACGATCAGCGACCCGACCCGGGTCGGCGTCTTCATCGAGTCCTGCGGCGCCCACCCGGGCCGCACCGCCCGCGCGCATCTCACCGCGCTCGCCACGCTCGGCGGCATCCCGCGGCGACGGGTCGCCGAGGTGCTCGACACGGTCGGACTCACCGAGGCCGCCGGCCGCCGGGTCGGCGGCTACTCGATGGGCATGCGCCAGCGGCTCGGTCTGGCCACGGCACTGCTCGGCGACCCGCAGATCCTCGTCCTCGACGAGCCGGTCAACGGCCTCGACCCGCGCGGGCTGCGCTGGCTGCGCACGCTGCTGCGGTCGCGCGCCGCGAGCGGCCGGACGGTGCTGCTGTCCAGCCACGTCCTCAGCGAGGCGGCGCTGACCGTGGACGACGTCGTCGTCGTCGACCGCGGGCGGCTCGTCCACGCTGGCCCGATCGGGGAGCTGCAGGCCCGGCACGGCGCCCTTGAGGACGCGTTCCTCGACCTCACCGGCGGGACGTTGGCATGA